From a region of the Actinomycetota bacterium genome:
- the scpB gene encoding SMC-Scp complex subunit ScpB, translated as MSNELRRILEAILFVTEEPTPLTILAQITESSKDVVDSELRELAADLESSGRGVALREVAGGWRMYTHPDAAPYVERFVRSVQQPRLTQAALETLAIVAYKQPVTRMQIAAIRGVESEGVVGTLEQRGLVTEVGRDPGPGQAVFYGTTPQFLERIGLVSVDQLPPIALMLPPAAATDELEP; from the coding sequence GTGAGCAACGAGCTCCGCCGGATCCTCGAGGCGATCCTGTTCGTGACAGAGGAGCCGACGCCGCTAACGATCCTCGCTCAGATCACCGAGTCGTCGAAGGACGTCGTCGATTCCGAGCTCCGCGAACTTGCCGCCGACCTGGAGTCGTCGGGGCGCGGGGTCGCGCTCCGCGAGGTAGCCGGCGGATGGCGGATGTACACGCACCCCGACGCCGCGCCGTATGTCGAGCGGTTCGTTCGTTCGGTGCAACAGCCGCGGCTGACCCAAGCCGCGCTCGAGACGCTCGCGATCGTCGCGTACAAACAACCGGTGACCCGCATGCAGATCGCTGCGATCCGTGGGGTCGAGTCCGAAGGGGTCGTCGGGACGCTCGAGCAGCGCGGCTTGGTTACCGAGGTTGGTCGCGATCCGGGCCCGGGGCAAGCCGTCTTCTACGGAACGACGCCGCAGTTCCTCGAGCGGATCGGGCTCGTGTCCGTCGACCAGTTGCCGCCGATCGCGCTGATGCTTCCACCGGCCGCGGCCACCGATGAACTCGAACCGTAA
- a CDS encoding segregation/condensation protein A, translated as MPYQVRTQVFEGPFDLLLHLISKRELDIYDVSLAAITEEYLVHLNQMQELDLEVATEFLIVAATLIEMKASRLLPGPPRGDDEIDVSDRDLLIARLLEYRAFKEASAKISYLMGENAGYLPRTVGAGEEFAKLAPDLMARVSPQRFAEIAARVLGPKPVIHIDTSHIAPIRISVAEAIEHVRAELRKRKSATFRQLARGIPDRLNVIVRFLAVLELIKRGEADASQAGTFGQIDVRWLGEAAASGPVDEYGGAPFEEEAPGEIRLDDVIDLDGTVVELDPAAREEQP; from the coding sequence ATGCCTTATCAGGTTCGAACCCAGGTTTTCGAAGGGCCTTTCGACCTGCTCCTTCACCTGATCTCCAAACGCGAGCTCGACATCTATGACGTGTCGCTCGCCGCGATCACCGAGGAGTACCTCGTGCACCTCAACCAGATGCAGGAGCTGGACCTCGAGGTGGCCACCGAGTTCCTGATCGTCGCGGCGACGCTGATCGAGATGAAGGCCTCCCGCCTGCTGCCGGGACCGCCTCGCGGCGACGACGAGATCGACGTAAGCGACCGCGACTTGTTGATCGCCCGGCTCCTCGAGTATCGAGCGTTCAAGGAAGCCTCCGCGAAGATCTCCTATCTGATGGGCGAGAACGCCGGATACCTCCCTCGGACGGTAGGTGCCGGCGAGGAGTTCGCGAAGCTCGCGCCCGACCTGATGGCGCGCGTCTCTCCGCAACGTTTCGCGGAGATCGCCGCTCGCGTGCTGGGACCCAAGCCCGTGATCCACATCGACACCTCCCACATCGCGCCGATCCGCATCTCGGTCGCCGAAGCGATCGAGCACGTTCGCGCCGAACTGCGGAAGCGCAAGAGCGCGACGTTCCGTCAGCTCGCTCGCGGGATCCCGGACCGGCTGAACGTCATCGTCCGGTTCCTCGCGGTGCTCGAGCTGATCAAGAGGGGAGAGGCCGACGCGTCACAGGCCGGAACCTTCGGCCAGATCGACGTGCGATGGCTCGGCGAAGCAGCGGCCTCCGGTCCGGTCGACGAGTACGGGGGAGCGCCGTTCGAGGAAGAGGCGCCCGGTGAGATCCGGCTCGACGATGTGATCGATCTCGATGGCACCGTCGTCGAGCTCGATCCTGCTGCGAGAGAGGAGCAACCGTGA
- a CDS encoding site-2 protease family protein has protein sequence MSRIDLYGFLGAGIGLLFGMIGHEFAHARAAVSLGDQTPRFMGRLTLNPKAHADPFGTVIMPGVFLISILFKSTFGFFFGYAKPVTINPSRLRNPRRDALLVALAGPVFNLAVAIAAGLAFRAATPAFDDKLISTSPDLGDWRRALLLITIVNSFLFIINILPIPPLDGSKILARFLSPQAAMKMEEFGQYLIFILIAFFLFFQGVLDNMGRAIYGPILGPPF, from the coding sequence ATGAGCAGGATCGATCTCTATGGGTTCCTCGGAGCTGGGATCGGCTTGCTCTTCGGCATGATCGGGCACGAGTTCGCCCACGCACGCGCCGCTGTTTCTCTTGGAGATCAGACCCCTCGATTCATGGGCCGACTCACCCTCAACCCTAAGGCCCACGCCGACCCATTCGGGACGGTCATCATGCCGGGAGTCTTCTTGATCTCCATCCTCTTCAAGTCGACCTTCGGATTCTTCTTCGGCTACGCGAAGCCGGTCACCATCAACCCGAGCAGGCTGCGGAATCCACGGCGTGACGCACTCTTGGTCGCTTTGGCCGGCCCCGTCTTCAACCTTGCGGTCGCGATCGCTGCAGGGCTCGCGTTTCGCGCGGCCACCCCCGCGTTCGACGACAAGCTCATTTCAACGAGCCCCGACCTCGGGGACTGGAGACGGGCGCTTCTTCTGATCACGATCGTGAATTCGTTCCTGTTCATCATCAACATCCTGCCGATCCCTCCCCTCGACGGATCGAAGATCCTTGCGCGCTTCCTGTCGCCGCAGGCAGCGATGAAGATGGAGGAGTTCGGCCAGTATCTGATCTTCATCCTCATCGCCTTTTTCCTGTTCTTCCAGGGGGTTCTCGACAACATGGGCCGTGCCATCTACGGTCCGATCCTCGGACCACCCTTCTAG